One Leishmania panamensis strain MHOM/PA/94/PSC-1 chromosome 24 sequence genomic region harbors:
- a CDS encoding hypothetical protein (TriTrypDB/GeneDB-style sysID: LpmP.24.1730), translated as MSLRIGSFAVRCYHDCTNAAAIHAEMKRRHIDAAVVDHAFLFSPLQLAVALFRVEASADALATRVPSTISLLSAEAPSPSSASTDTSLPSSPPQQQQQLAHRLSSSRQIFAALSLSHNLDRILQVLPPGPQTTSVVIIYKYSGSTHPAAVSATDDVRADSVVASAVQDGENLDAIIHACVQVTNSTAQSHTFAPITEPFWTGSAFALADASKVALFYGISESMLLAAQRSMTRLDVRRVCLGTPSQAAQMQLLRWHALEICVTTLLAACTA; from the coding sequence atGTCTTTGCGAATAGGCAGCTTTGCCGTGCGCTGCTACCACGACTGCACGAATGCAGCAGCAATTCACGCTGAGATGAAGCGACGCCACatcgacgccgccgtcgtggatcatgccttcctcttctccccgctGCAGCTTGCTGTGGCGCTGTTTCGGGTAGAGGCAAGTGCTGACGCGTTGGCAACTCGAGTACCGTCCACcatttcccttctctctgcagaGGCGCCTTCGCCATCTTCAGCATCAACGGATACATCACtgccatcgtcgccgccccaacagcagcagcagctggcccATCGACTTTCGAGCAGTCGCCAAATCTTCGCTGCACTGTCCCTCTCACACAACTTGGACCGCATCCTGCAGGTGCTCCCCCCCGGGCCACAGACAACCAGCGTGGTCATTATCTACAAGTACTCTGGAAGTACGcaccctgctgctgtgtccGCTACAGATGACGTGAGGGCTGACAGCGTGGTAGCGTCTGCGGTGCAGGACGGCGAGAACCTCGATGCCATCATCCACGCCTGTGTACAGGTGACGAACAGCACCGCACAGTCCCACACGTTTGCCCCCATCACGGAGCCCTTCTGGACCGGCTCGGCCTTTGCGCTTGCCGATGCGTCGAAGGTGGCTCTTTTCTACGGCATCTCAGAATCTATGCTTCTCGCTGCCCAGCGCAGCATGACCCGCCTCGACGTGCGTCGCGTGTGCCTCGGCACGCCGTCGCAAGCGGCGCAGATGCAGTTGCTCCGGTGGCACGCACTGGAGATCTGTGTGACGACGCTGCTCGCCGCCTGCACCGCGTAG
- the ICP gene encoding inhibitor of cysteine peptidase (TriTrypDB/GeneDB-style sysID: LpmP.24.1740), protein MHSPLTVKDHNKTVTVKLGETVKIVLNGNPTTGYTWTRAGFLGMESLSDEHLEVTSKYTQSPTPSGMVGVGGSFMVTVTTKMKGHNTLELLYIRPFEGLKLDSQKFILHFIVE, encoded by the coding sequence ATGCACAGCCCACTCACTGTTAAAGACCACAACAAGACTGTGACGGTGAAGCTCGGTGAAACGGTCAAGATTGTACTGAACGGCAACCCTACCACTGGCTACACATGGACACGCGCTGGTTTCCTGGGCATGGAATCGCTCAGTGATGAGCACCTGGAGGTGACTTCCAAGTACACGCAGTCACCCACCCCGAGTGGGATGGTGGGGGTCGGTGGCTCCTTCATGGTGACAGTGACAACAAAGATGAAGGGCCATAACACGCTGGAACTGCTCTACATCCGCCCCTTCGAGGGCCTCAAGCTGGACAGTCAGAAGTTCATATTGCACTTTATAGTGGAGTAG
- a CDS encoding fatty acid transporter protein-like protein (TriTrypDB/GeneDB-style sysID: LpmP.24.1750), which yields MSIVSTEGKSEWYLGTEYAIRTIAAYLQLGFSLGAVQVRRACVPYQLAVYKVKCAWRYSIANAPEDGPVYLDEGCSTRNLAWSPDGSTARRAAPPCAKASGAIDPQLFLAELLAKFDSLAAITHSEAVDVRLLQRLMYQDILVCKQRRAQAAAGMVVLSSGSHTIEENAVFRLSETDAMYASLVAAGHPVTITYRDFVILVTLLSEAIAWDLLWIHQGQDRQRAHQQSKRVDATAPVLLPPPRTTEADCLALILPNSVEYNAVWLAAARCGPLHTLLDVLYRNSNSEQLKAEHGTYRPCRTALLNTNLASNAMLYHAIECSGSVMVVIDVAYVPLLFCNRKSGNAKANENVPPKLELNVPPQVKRIYLWRSTDAAGHPMSTAMATEMEDLLRAFNKDAYGDANSLKATEASASEDALTPPSTPLLDLYDVVKPFFLRAQATSAFTVGELRHTYLISSPRARLLMHAILSRPPPSWKTLLALSKPSFTRNASAELCTTVTGSVKSRQQLRQYKTKMASILSRLLCQFHHTQPILFIYTSGTSGLPKAARFSHLRFFATGFLSRVLDYRDKIAETVVQQMGEVDYVTAHPAAAGTALPSELPQQQQQPCSPSPSSLARSPVSGKLEVEKATNEADKPRVEDSNAYYGCSAVPRVFGIESLDFTLRACNIAKVIVLSIWGVCLWWLHALATALQLEYFLVAAVEKRRYTPAQLAAIENERRLITLYNCLPMYHTVGSVFCLGHLLHALEKQQHAWEQISRWAPRHTHLTSTVPTARMIIRSKFSASQFRKDLQRYHVTVVQYIGEILRYAVLYERSNPPLRPTPTFAHAATDTAAMTTTAEMDALAALNRTTWRVPYAFGNGLRQDIWLECMRRLNIAHPVEFYSSTEGNIFLFNLFGLPGIVGHIPRLPHPVEWLSLQYLPIFPFRVLRFDEEAQQVYRDPNTGYCAHCAVGSAGEVVGEVIEGFDLFALRCFDGYHKANHSAVAADGVFTGSSDRGAKPRLTAAADQEEDKAAREGKVIRHVLWPYRNDCYFLSGDLIRMDHFGFCTFVDRVGDTFRWKGENVSTLEVSNALNAIHTAHISVKEAVVYGVELPGREGRAGMAMLSLQSRHLYSSPDGCGSTNSNSTPPQSRPQALTLIEERRFLQDNLYGFLTGKVKYNGDGTANQAMLPAPSIPLFLRMQDLTADSDDDNGVSSPVARSNGHDVSENAMQTSTFKYKKNTLVKEGYEFDGSSTTCSDVPASAWGSGSRHATEDKAISTTPYTRIYVLVSSQSILKELALPPVGSADASGATPVAGYFPLTPATRALLGTNMEKCGW from the coding sequence CCAGATGGTTCCACTGCCAGGAGAGCCGCTCCCCCCTGCGCGAAGGCGAGCGGCGCCATCGACCCGCAACTTTTCctggcagagctgctggcCAAGTTCGACTCGCTAGCCGCCATCACTCACAGCGAAGCGGTTGACGTGCGGCTACTCCAGCGACTCATGTATCAGGACATTCTTGTTTGTAAGCAGCGCAGGGCAcaggccgccgccggcatGGTGGTCCTGAGTAGCGGCAGCCACACTATCGAGGAGAACGCCGTCTTCCGTCTTTCTGAGACCGACGCCATGTATGCCTCGCTAGTGGCTGCCGGGCACCCAGTAACCATCACGTACCGCGATTTTGTTATTCTCGTAACGCTGCTCAGTGAGGCCATCGCGTGGGACCTCTTGTGGATTCACCAAGGGCAAGACCGACAAAGAGCACACCAGCAGTCGAAGAGAGTCGACGCCACcgcaccggtgctgctgccgccgccgcgtacgACTGAAGCAGACTGCCTGGCGCTCATACTGCCCAACTCGGTGGAGTACAATGCGGTGTGGCTAGCTGCCGCACGGTGTGGGCCGCTGCACACCCTCCTCGACGTTCTCTATCgaaacagcaacagcgagcaGCTCAAGGCAGAGCATGGCACCTACCGCCCTTGCCGGACTGCGCTACTGAACACAAATCTGGCGAGCAACGCCATGCTATACCACGCGATCGAGTGCTCAGGAAGCGTCATGGTGGTGATCGACGTCGCCTATgtgcccctcctcttttgcaACCGAAAGAGCGGCAACGCGAAGGCTAACGAGAACGTGCCGCCAAAGCTCGAGCTGAACGTGCCGCCTCAAGTGAAGCGCATCTACCTCTGGCGTAGCACCGATGCTGCGGGGCACCCCATGTCCACCGCTATGGCAACGGAAATGGAGGATCTTCTGCGGGCCTTCAACAAAGATGCCTACGGCGACGCCAACTCGCTAAAGGCAACGGAAGCGTCTGCCAGCGAGGATGCTCTGACCCCGCCATCCACGCCACTGCTGGATCTCTACGATGTAGTGAAGCCCTTCTTCTTGCGCGCACAAGCCACCTCAGCCTTCACGGTAggcgagctgcgccacaccTACCTCATCAGCAgcccgcgcgcgcgcctcctcATGCACGCCATCCTCTCACGCCCACCGCCATCGTGGAAGACGTTGCTGGCCCTGAGCAAACCTTCGTTCACCAGGAATGCCAGCGCGGAACTTTGCACGACAGTCACCGGCTCAGTCAAGAgccgacagcagctgcggcagtaCAAGACCAAGATGGCCTCCAtcctctctcgcctgctTTGCCAGTTCCACCACACACAGCCCATCCTCTTTATCTACACCTCCGGCACATCAGGCCTGCCCAAAGCCGCACGGTTCAGTCACCTGCGCTTCTTTGCGACCGGCTTCCTCTCCCGTGTCTTGGACTACCGTGACAAGATTGCGGAGACAGTTGTGCAGCAGATGGGCGAGGTAGACTACGTGACCGCGCACCCGGCAGCGGCTGGCACAGCGTTACCGTCTGAGCtgccacaacagcaacaacagccttgctctccctctccctcatctctCGCAAGGTCGCCCGTGTCCGGCAAGTTGGAGGTCGAAAAGGCAACGAATGAAGCCGACAAGCCTCGTGTCGAGGACAGCAACGCGTATTATGGCTGCTCGGCTGTGCCGCGCGTCTTCGGCATTGAGTCCCTCGACTTCACGCTTCGAGCGTGCAACATTGCCAAGGTGATCGTTCTTTCCATCTGGGGCGTCTGCCTGTGGTGGCTTCACGCCTTAGCGACTGCCCTCCAGCTGGAGTACTTCCTCGTTGCCGCAGTGGAGAAGCGACGCTACACGCCAGCGCAGCTTGCCGCCATCGAAAACGAGCGCCGCCTCATCACGCTGTACAACTGTCTGCCCATGTATCACACCGTCGGCAGCGTCTTCTGCCTCGGTCATCTTCTACACGCACTGGAGAAGCAACAGCATGCGTGGGAGCAGATAAGCCGTTGGGCGCCGCGGCATACCCACCTCACCTCCACCGTGCCCACCGCGCGCATGATTATCCGCTCCAAGTTCAGCGCCTCGCAGTTCCGCAAGGATCTGCAGCGCTACCACGTCACGGTTGTCCAGTACATCGGCGAGATCCTGCGGTACGCTGTGCTGTACGAGCGCAGCAACCCACCCCTGCGGCCCACGCCAACCTTCGCTCACGCAGCGACGGACacagcggcgatgacgacgacggcggagATGGATGCGTTGGCAGCGCTGAATCGCACGACATGGCGCGTGCCATACGCCTTTGGCAATGGGCTGCGCCAGGACATCTGGCTTGAATGCATGCGCCGCCTGAACATCGCGCATCCGGTTGAGTTTTACAGCTCCACCGAGGGCAACATTTTTCTCTTCAACCTCTTTGGACTGCCGGGCATTGTAGGGCACATCCCGCGCCTTCCGCACCCGGTCGAGTGGCTCAGCCTGCAGTACCTCCCCATCTTCCCATTCCGGGTACTGCGGTTCGACGAGGAAGCGCAGCAAGTGTACCGCGACCCCAATACGGGATACTGTGCGCACTGCGCCGTCGGCAGTGCGGGCGAGGTGGTGGGAGAGGTGATTGAGGGCTTTGACTTGTTCGCGCTCCGCTGCTTTGATGGGTACCATAAGGCGAACCacagcgctgttgctgccgacGGCGTCttcaccggcagcagcgaccgcgGCGCAAAGCCGAGGttgacggcagcagccgacCAGGAAGAGGATAAGGCGGCTCGGGAAGGTAAAGTCATTCGTCATGTGCTGTGGCCGTACCGGAATGACTGTTATTTCCTCTCTGGTGACCTCATTCGGATGGATCACTTTGGCTTCTGCACGTTTGTCGACCGCGTCGGTGACACCTTCCGCTGGAAGGGCGAGAACGTCAGCACGCTTGAGGTGTCCAACGCCCTCAACGCAATCCACACAGCGCACATTAGCGTAAAGGAGGCGGTCGTGTACGGGGTGGAGCTGCCAGGACGTGAGGGGCGAGCAGGCATGGCGATGCTGAGCCTGCAGTCGCGGCACCTGTACTCATCCCCGGACGGATGCGGCAGCACGAACTCCAACTCGACGCCGCCTCAGTCACGGCCTCAGGCCCTCACCCTTATCGAAGAGCGTCGCTTTCTCCAAGATAACTTGTATGGATTCCTCACCGGCAAAGTGAAGTACAATGGTGATGGGACGGCGAACCAAGCGATGCTTCCAGCCCCTTCGATTCCGCTGTTCCTTCGAATGCAAGATCTGACGGcagacagcgacgacgacaacgggGTCAGCTCCCCCGTGGCGCGGTCGAACGGGCACGACGTCTCCGAGAACGCCATGCAGACGTCGACGTTCAAGTACAAGAAAAACACCCTTGTCAAGGAGGGCTACGAGTTCGACGGGAGCTCGACAACTTGCTCGGACGTGCCAGCTAGTGCgtggggcagcggcagcaggcatGCCACTGAAGACAAGGCGATATCAACGACGCCGTACACGCGCATCTATGTGCTCGTGTCGAGCCAGTCGATTCTGAAGGAGTTGGCACTGCCGCCGGTGGGGTCGGCGGATGCCAGCGGTGCCACCCCCGTGGCCGGCTATTTCCCGCTAACACCCGCGACTCGAGCCCTTCTCGGCACGAACATGGAAAAGTGTGGCTGGTGA